The following proteins are co-located in the Vigna unguiculata cultivar IT97K-499-35 chromosome 9, ASM411807v1, whole genome shotgun sequence genome:
- the LOC114196189 gene encoding uncharacterized protein LOC114196189 produces MLSYRSLHFCFLLTVFLSSSFLLSHQASGPENEGKDVVGFSRLYVYDAAPPFENSPVPLAAERTRRKDPLNSFNKYIYGWNISDNHYWASVAYTAVPMFSIAAVWFLGFGLCLMTIGVCYFCRKREPYGYSPTCYALSLILLILFTFAAVIGCAVLYIGQGSFHHSMSSTLQYVVHQADSTVDKLRNVSDYLAQAKQVGIDRIFLPTNVQTDIDAAETDINNSAGTLADKTKENSDNIQDLLDSARLALIIIAAVMLVLTFLGFLFSIFGIQLLVYILVMAGWVLVTGALILCGSFLVLHNATADSCLAVNEWIQYPIAHTAMDDILPCVDNATAQETFLRSKEVTSELVNLVNQVITNASNINFAPNFTPLYYNQSGPLLPLLCNPFHPDMTDRQCDTGEVTLSNATQVYGGFVCQVSPSEICMTQGRLTPTFYNQVSAGINVANALYNDAPSLVELQDCTFVRETLSVISTDHCPGLRRYSRWIYVGLVMVSFAVMFSLIFWIVYGRERRHRLHRKELKDLTPTRAPPPGQALALAQIPEGDKYN; encoded by the exons ATGCTAAGTTACAGGTCActgcatttttgttttctgctcACGGTTTTCTTGTCCAGTTCCTTTCTGTTGTCGCACCAAGCTTCAG GGCCAGAAAATGAGGGAAAGGATGTTGTAGGCTTTTCTAGGTTGTATGTATACGATGCCGCACCACCGTTCGAGAACTCGCCCGTTCCCTTAGCTGCTGAGAGAACACGAAGAAAAGACCCTCTTAATAGCTTCAACAAGTACATATATGGATGGAATATCAGTGACAACCATTATTGGGCT TCTGTGGCATATACTGCAGTTCCTATGTTCAGTATTGCAGCAGTTTGGTTCTTGGGCTTTGGCTTGTGCTTAATGACTATTGGTGTTTGTTACTTCTGTCGTAAAAGAGAGCCTTATGGTTATTCACCAACATGCTATGCCCTTTCCCTTATTCTCCTGATATTGTTCACATTTGCAGCAGT GATTGGATGTGCAGTTCTCTACATCGGCCAGGGAAGTTTCCATCACAGCATGTCTTCCACATTGCAGTACGTGGTACATCAAGCTGATTCCACTGTGGATAAGCTTAGGAACGTGTCAGATTATCTTGCTCAGGCTAAACAGGTTGGAATCGATCGAATTTTTCTCCCCACAAATGTTCAAACTGATATTGATGCGGCAGAAACAGATATCAATAACTCTGCTGGCACACTTGCTGACAAGACAAAAGAGAACTCAGACAACATACAAGATCTCTTAGACTCTGC GAGGTTGGCGCTGATCATAATAGCTGCTGTTATGCTAGTCTTGACATTTCTTGGATTTT TATTCTCAATTTTTGGAATACAGCTCCTTGTGTATAT CTTGGTAATGGCAGGATGGGTTCTTGTTACTGGTGCCCTTATATTATGTGGTTCGTTCCTTGTTCTCCATAA TGCAACAGCAGACAGTTGTTTAGCAGTGAATGAATGGATCCAGTATCCAATTGCACACACGGCAATGGACGATATTCTGCCATGTGTGGACAATGCTACTGCACAAGAAACATTTTTACGAAGCAAAGAAGTAACTTCTGAACTAGTGAATTTGGTGAACCAGGTTATCACCAACGCCTCCAACATAAACTTCGCTCCCAATTTCACCCCACTCTACTATAACCAATCTGGTCCCCTCTTGCCGCTCCTCTGCAATCCCTTCCATCCCGACATGACTGATAGACAATGTGATACTGGTGAAGTGACCCTAAGCAATGCAACACAG GTGTACGGCGGTTTCGTGTGCCAGGTTTCACCATCTGAGATATGCATGACGCAGGGGCGTTTGACCCCCACCTTCTACAACCAAGTCTCCGCCGGAATAAACGTGGCCAACGCTTTGTATAATGATGCCCCCTCTTTGGTTGAGCTACAAGATTGCACCTTTGTTCGGGAAACTCTAAGCGTTATATCTACGGATCATTGTCCTGGTCTAAGGCGTTACAGTAGATGGATCTATGTTGGATTGGTAATGGTCTCTTTTGCTGTCATGTTCTCTTTGATCTTCTGGATCGTGTATGGAAGAGAGCGTAGACATCGTCTGCATAGAAAAGAGTTAAAGGACTTGACTCCTACACGTGCACCACCACCAGGACAAGCACTAGCATTAGCCCAAATCCCTGAAGGAGACAAGTATAATTAA